From Mustela nigripes isolate SB6536 chromosome 13, MUSNIG.SB6536, whole genome shotgun sequence, one genomic window encodes:
- the THTPA gene encoding thiamine-triphosphatase has translation MAQPLIEVERKFVPGPDTEKRLQELGGTLEHQVTFWDSYYDTPELSLMRADYWLRQREGSGWELKYPGGAVVSGPHTEFMELTVEPAIVAQLCEVLGADVLESGSVAAVLGPLGLQEVASFVTKRSAWKLVLSRAEEEEPSLTVDLDTADFGYAVGEVEALVHEKAEVPTALEKIHSLSSMLGVPAQETAPPKVMVYLQRFRPQDYQQLLEVYSAREKPQGTKSPDSNLG, from the exons ATGGCCCAACCATTGATTGAGGTGGAGCGAAAGTTCGTTCCTGGCCCTGACACAGAGAAGCGGCTGCAGGAGTTGGGGGGCACCCTGGAGCACCAGGTCACCTTCTGGGACAGCTACTATGACACCCCTGAGCTGAGCCTCATGCGGGCTGACTATTGGCTGCGACAGAGAGAGGGTAGTGGGTGGGAGCTCAAATATCCTGGAGGAGCTGTTGTCTCAGGACCTCACACTGAGTTTATGGAACTCACAGTTGAGCCCGCAATTGTGGCTCAGCTCTGTGAGGTGCTGGGAGCTGACGTCCTGGAGTCTGGAAGTGTGGCAGCTGTGCTGGGCCCACTGGGGCTGCAGGAAGTAGCTAGTTTTGTGACCAAGCGTAGTGCCTGGAAGCTGGTGCTATCCCGAGCTGAAGAAGAGGAGCCTTCGCTCACGGTGGACCTGGATACAGCCGACTTTGGCTACGCTGTGGGTGAGGTAGAGGCCCTGGTACACGAGAAGGCTGAGGTCCCAACTGCCCTAGAGAAGATCCACAGCCTCAGCAGCATGCTTG GTGTGCCCGCACAGGAGACAGCACCTCCTAAGGTGATGGTGTACCTCCAGCGCTTCCGGCCTCAGGACTATCAGCAACTGCTGGAAGTATACAGCGCCAGAGAGAAGCCACAGGGGACTAAATCTCCTGACAGCAACTTGGGCTAG
- the AP1G2 gene encoding AP-1 complex subunit gamma-like 2 isoform X3 yields MNVTTVVPQLVQILWTLVTTGYSTEHSISGVSDPFLQVQILRLLRILGRNHEESSETMNDLLAQVATNTDTSRNAGNAVLFETVLTIMDIRSVAGLRVLAVNILGRFLLNSDKNIRYVALTSLLRVVQSDHSAVQRHRPTVVECLREPDASLSRRALELSLALVNSSNVRAMTQELQSFLESCPPDLRADCASGILLAAERFAPTKRWHIDTILRVLTMAGTHVRDDAVANLTQLIGGAQELHAYSVRRLYSALAEDISQQPLVQVAAWCIGEYGDLLLEGSCEETEPLQVEEEEVLALLEKVLQSHMSLPATRGYALTALMKLSTRLRGDNNRIRQVVSVYGSCLDVELQQRAVEYNALFQKYDHMRAAILEKMPLVERGGTQDEEAKESKEAQHSEAALVPTEPQASKLLDLLDLLDGTSGAAQPPPPLEPSSEGTSVHLLDLPCVSSAPASIPNLKVFEREGLQLNLSFVRPPGTPALLLIMVTAINTSEADVTHFVCQAAVPKSFQLQLQAPSGDTVPAQGGLPVTQLLRILNPKKAPLRLKLRLTYNHFGQSVQEIFEVNNLPVETWQ; encoded by the exons ATGAACGTCACCACG GTGGTGCCCCAGCTGGTGCAGATCCTCTGGACTCTGGTGACGACGGGATACTCCACAGAGCACAGTATATCTGGAGTCAGCGACCCCTTTCTGCAG GTCCAGATACTTCGTCTGCTTCGGATCCTGGGCCGGAACCATGAAGAAAGCAGTGAGACCATGAATGACTTGCTGGCCCAG GTGGCCACTAACACAGATACCAGCCGAAATGCAGGCAACGCAGTCCTATTTGAGACAGTGCTGACCATCATGGACATCCGCTCTGTAGCCGGCCTCCGG GTCCTGGCTGTCAACATTCTTGGCCGCTTTCTGCTCAACAGTGACAAGAACATTAG GTATGTGGCGCTGACATCGTTGCTGCGTGTGGTGCAGTCTGACCACAGTGCTGTGCAGCGGCACCGGCCCACTGTGGTGGAGTGTCTGCGGGAGCCTGATGCCTCCCTTAGCCG GCGGGCCCTGGAACTGAGTCTGGCTCTGGTGAATAGCTCCAACGTGCGAGCCATGACGCAAGAGCTGCAGAGCTTTCTGGAATCCTGCCCCCCTGATCTGCGGGCCGACTGTGCCTCAGGCATCCTGCTGGCAGCAGAGAG GTTTGCCCCAACCAAGCGGTGGCATATAGATACCATCCTGCGTGTGCTGACAATG GCAGGCACCCATGTACGGGATGATGCAGTGGCCAACCTGACCCAGCTGATTGGGGGTGCCCAGGAGCTACATGCCTACTCCGTGCGCCGCCTCTACAGTGCCCTGGCAGAAGACATATCCCAA CAACCACTGGTACAAGTGGCAGCCTGGTGCATTGGAGAATATGGGGACCTCCTGCTGGAGGGGAGCTGTGAGGAAACCGAGCCCCTTCAG gtggaggaagaggaggtgttGGCACTGTTGGAGAAGGTGCTGCAGTCCCATATGTCCCTACCAGCCACCAGAGGCTATGCACTGACAGCCCTCATGAAGCTCAGCACCCGGCTCCGTGGGGACAACAA CCGCATCCGCCAGGTGGTGTCTGTCTACGGGAGCTGCCTGGATGTGGAACTGCAGCAGCGGGCTGTCGAGTACAACGCACTCTTCCAGAAGTATGACCACATGAG GGCTGCCATCCTGGAAAAGATGCCTCTTGTGGAGCGAGGTGGTACCCAGGATGAGGaagcaaaggaaagcaaagaagccCAGCATTCGGAAGCAGCCCTTGTCCCCACAGAGCCGCAG GCTTCCAAGCTCTTGGATCTATTAGATCTCCTGGATGGCACTTCTGgggctgcccagcccccacctcctctgGAACCCTCCTCAGAAGGCACTTCAGTACACCTCCTTGACCTGCCCTGTGTGTCTTCAGCCCCGG CTTCCATCCCAAATCTCAAAGTGTTTGAGCGTGAAGGACTGCAGCTGAATCTGTCTTTTGTTCGACCCCCTGGAACCCCTGCTTTGCTCTTAATCATGGTCACTGCTATCAACACCTCAGAGGCTGATGTCACCCACTTCGTCTGTCAGGCTGCTGTGCCCAAG AGTTTCCAGCTGCAGCTCCAGGCCCCCAGTGGAGACACAGTTCCAGCTCAGGGTGGCCTTCCCGTGACCCAGCTCCTCAGAATCCTCAACCCTAAGAAG GCCCCCTTGAGGCTGAAGCTGCGCCTCACCTACAACCACTTTGGCCAGTCTGTGCAGGAGATCTTTGAGGTGAACAACTTGCCCGTGGAGACATGGCAGTAA
- the AP1G2 gene encoding AP-1 complex subunit gamma-like 2 isoform X1, with amino-acid sequence MVVPSLKLQDLIEEIRGAKTQAQEREVIQKECAHIRASFRDGDPLHRHRQLAKLLYVHMLGYPAHFGQMECLKLIASPRFTDKRVGYLGAMLLLDERQDAHLLITNSIKNDLSQGIQAVQGLALCTLSTVGSAEMCRDLATEVEKLLLQPGPYVRKKAVLTAVHIIRKVPELSNIFLPPCAQLLHERHHGVLLGTITLITELCERSPAALKHFRKVVPQLVQILWTLVTTGYSTEHSISGVSDPFLQVQILRLLRILGRNHEESSETMNDLLAQVATNTDTSRNAGNAVLFETVLTIMDIRSVAGLRVLAVNILGRFLLNSDKNIRYVALTSLLRVVQSDHSAVQRHRPTVVECLREPDASLSRRALELSLALVNSSNVRAMTQELQSFLESCPPDLRADCASGILLAAERFAPTKRWHIDTILRVLTMAGTHVRDDAVANLTQLIGGAQELHAYSVRRLYSALAEDISQQPLVQVAAWCIGEYGDLLLEGSCEETEPLQVEEEEVLALLEKVLQSHMSLPATRGYALTALMKLSTRLRGDNNRIRQVVSVYGSCLDVELQQRAVEYNALFQKYDHMRAAILEKMPLVERGGTQDEEAKESKEAQHSEAALVPTEPQASKLLDLLDLLDGTSGAAQPPPPLEPSSEGTSVHLLDLPCVSSAPASIPNLKVFEREGLQLNLSFVRPPGTPALLLIMVTAINTSEADVTHFVCQAAVPKSFQLQLQAPSGDTVPAQGGLPVTQLLRILNPKKAPLRLKLRLTYNHFGQSVQEIFEVNNLPVETWQ; translated from the exons ATGGTGGTGCCTTCGTTGAAGCTTCAAGATCTAATCGAGGAAATTCGTGGGGCCAAGACCCAAGCCCAGGAGCGGGAGGTGATCCAGAAGGAGTGCGCCCACATCCGCGCCTCCTTCCGCGATGGGGACCCTCTGCACAGGCACCGCCAGCTGGCCAAACTGCTCTACGTCCACATGTTGGGCTACCCCGCCCACTTTGGACAG ATGGAGTGCCTGAAACTGATCGCCTCCCCCAGATTCACAGACAAGAGGGTGGGCTACCTGGGGGCCATGCTTCTGCTGGATGAGAGGCAGGATGCCCACCTGCTCATTACCAACAGCATCAAGAA TGACCTGAGCCAGGGGATTCAGGCAGTACAAGGCCTGGCCCTGTGCACTCTGAGCACTGTGGGCTCTGCTGAGATGTGCCGGGACCTGGCCACTGAGGTGGAGAAACTGCTCCTGCAGCCAGGCCCCTATGTGCGCAAGAAG GCTGTTCTGACCGCCGTGCACATTATCCGGAAGGTCCCCGAGCTCTCCAACATCTTCCTCCCACCCTGTGCCCAACTGCTTCATGAACGTCACCACG GCGTCCTGCTGGGCACCATCACGCTGATCACGGAGCTCTGTGAACGAAGCCCTGCAGCCCTCAAGCACTTTCGAAAG GTGGTGCCCCAGCTGGTGCAGATCCTCTGGACTCTGGTGACGACGGGATACTCCACAGAGCACAGTATATCTGGAGTCAGCGACCCCTTTCTGCAG GTCCAGATACTTCGTCTGCTTCGGATCCTGGGCCGGAACCATGAAGAAAGCAGTGAGACCATGAATGACTTGCTGGCCCAG GTGGCCACTAACACAGATACCAGCCGAAATGCAGGCAACGCAGTCCTATTTGAGACAGTGCTGACCATCATGGACATCCGCTCTGTAGCCGGCCTCCGG GTCCTGGCTGTCAACATTCTTGGCCGCTTTCTGCTCAACAGTGACAAGAACATTAG GTATGTGGCGCTGACATCGTTGCTGCGTGTGGTGCAGTCTGACCACAGTGCTGTGCAGCGGCACCGGCCCACTGTGGTGGAGTGTCTGCGGGAGCCTGATGCCTCCCTTAGCCG GCGGGCCCTGGAACTGAGTCTGGCTCTGGTGAATAGCTCCAACGTGCGAGCCATGACGCAAGAGCTGCAGAGCTTTCTGGAATCCTGCCCCCCTGATCTGCGGGCCGACTGTGCCTCAGGCATCCTGCTGGCAGCAGAGAG GTTTGCCCCAACCAAGCGGTGGCATATAGATACCATCCTGCGTGTGCTGACAATG GCAGGCACCCATGTACGGGATGATGCAGTGGCCAACCTGACCCAGCTGATTGGGGGTGCCCAGGAGCTACATGCCTACTCCGTGCGCCGCCTCTACAGTGCCCTGGCAGAAGACATATCCCAA CAACCACTGGTACAAGTGGCAGCCTGGTGCATTGGAGAATATGGGGACCTCCTGCTGGAGGGGAGCTGTGAGGAAACCGAGCCCCTTCAG gtggaggaagaggaggtgttGGCACTGTTGGAGAAGGTGCTGCAGTCCCATATGTCCCTACCAGCCACCAGAGGCTATGCACTGACAGCCCTCATGAAGCTCAGCACCCGGCTCCGTGGGGACAACAA CCGCATCCGCCAGGTGGTGTCTGTCTACGGGAGCTGCCTGGATGTGGAACTGCAGCAGCGGGCTGTCGAGTACAACGCACTCTTCCAGAAGTATGACCACATGAG GGCTGCCATCCTGGAAAAGATGCCTCTTGTGGAGCGAGGTGGTACCCAGGATGAGGaagcaaaggaaagcaaagaagccCAGCATTCGGAAGCAGCCCTTGTCCCCACAGAGCCGCAG GCTTCCAAGCTCTTGGATCTATTAGATCTCCTGGATGGCACTTCTGgggctgcccagcccccacctcctctgGAACCCTCCTCAGAAGGCACTTCAGTACACCTCCTTGACCTGCCCTGTGTGTCTTCAGCCCCGG CTTCCATCCCAAATCTCAAAGTGTTTGAGCGTGAAGGACTGCAGCTGAATCTGTCTTTTGTTCGACCCCCTGGAACCCCTGCTTTGCTCTTAATCATGGTCACTGCTATCAACACCTCAGAGGCTGATGTCACCCACTTCGTCTGTCAGGCTGCTGTGCCCAAG AGTTTCCAGCTGCAGCTCCAGGCCCCCAGTGGAGACACAGTTCCAGCTCAGGGTGGCCTTCCCGTGACCCAGCTCCTCAGAATCCTCAACCCTAAGAAG GCCCCCTTGAGGCTGAAGCTGCGCCTCACCTACAACCACTTTGGCCAGTCTGTGCAGGAGATCTTTGAGGTGAACAACTTGCCCGTGGAGACATGGCAGTAA
- the AP1G2 gene encoding AP-1 complex subunit gamma-like 2 isoform X2 translates to MVVPSLKLQDLIEEIRGAKTQAQEREVIQKECAHIRASFRDGDPLHRHRQLAKLLYVHMLGYPAHFGQMECLKLIASPRFTDKRVGYLGAMLLLDERQDAHLLITNSIKNDLSQGIQAVQGLALCTLSTVGSAEMCRDLATEVEKLLLQPGPYVRKKAVLTAVHIIRKVPELSNIFLPPCAQLLHERHHGVLLGTITLITELCERSPAALKHFRKVVPQLVQILWTLVTTGYSTEHSISGVSDPFLQVQILRLLRILGRNHEESSETMNDLLAQVATNTDTSRNAGNAVLFETVLTIMDIRSVAGLRVLAVNILGRFLLNSDKNIRYVALTSLLRVVQSDHSAVQRHRPTVVECLREPDASLSRRALELSLALVNSSNVRAMTQELQSFLESCPPDLRADCASGILLAAERFAPTKRWHIDTILRVLTMAGTHVRDDAVANLTQLIGGAQELHAYSVRRLYSALAEDISQQPLVQVAAWCIGEYGDLLLEGSCEETEPLQVEEEEVLALLEKVLQSHMSLPATRGYALTALMKLSTRLRGDNNRIRQVVSVYGSCLDVELQQRAVEYNALFQKYDHMRCDCHCAAA, encoded by the exons ATGGTGGTGCCTTCGTTGAAGCTTCAAGATCTAATCGAGGAAATTCGTGGGGCCAAGACCCAAGCCCAGGAGCGGGAGGTGATCCAGAAGGAGTGCGCCCACATCCGCGCCTCCTTCCGCGATGGGGACCCTCTGCACAGGCACCGCCAGCTGGCCAAACTGCTCTACGTCCACATGTTGGGCTACCCCGCCCACTTTGGACAG ATGGAGTGCCTGAAACTGATCGCCTCCCCCAGATTCACAGACAAGAGGGTGGGCTACCTGGGGGCCATGCTTCTGCTGGATGAGAGGCAGGATGCCCACCTGCTCATTACCAACAGCATCAAGAA TGACCTGAGCCAGGGGATTCAGGCAGTACAAGGCCTGGCCCTGTGCACTCTGAGCACTGTGGGCTCTGCTGAGATGTGCCGGGACCTGGCCACTGAGGTGGAGAAACTGCTCCTGCAGCCAGGCCCCTATGTGCGCAAGAAG GCTGTTCTGACCGCCGTGCACATTATCCGGAAGGTCCCCGAGCTCTCCAACATCTTCCTCCCACCCTGTGCCCAACTGCTTCATGAACGTCACCACG GCGTCCTGCTGGGCACCATCACGCTGATCACGGAGCTCTGTGAACGAAGCCCTGCAGCCCTCAAGCACTTTCGAAAG GTGGTGCCCCAGCTGGTGCAGATCCTCTGGACTCTGGTGACGACGGGATACTCCACAGAGCACAGTATATCTGGAGTCAGCGACCCCTTTCTGCAG GTCCAGATACTTCGTCTGCTTCGGATCCTGGGCCGGAACCATGAAGAAAGCAGTGAGACCATGAATGACTTGCTGGCCCAG GTGGCCACTAACACAGATACCAGCCGAAATGCAGGCAACGCAGTCCTATTTGAGACAGTGCTGACCATCATGGACATCCGCTCTGTAGCCGGCCTCCGG GTCCTGGCTGTCAACATTCTTGGCCGCTTTCTGCTCAACAGTGACAAGAACATTAG GTATGTGGCGCTGACATCGTTGCTGCGTGTGGTGCAGTCTGACCACAGTGCTGTGCAGCGGCACCGGCCCACTGTGGTGGAGTGTCTGCGGGAGCCTGATGCCTCCCTTAGCCG GCGGGCCCTGGAACTGAGTCTGGCTCTGGTGAATAGCTCCAACGTGCGAGCCATGACGCAAGAGCTGCAGAGCTTTCTGGAATCCTGCCCCCCTGATCTGCGGGCCGACTGTGCCTCAGGCATCCTGCTGGCAGCAGAGAG GTTTGCCCCAACCAAGCGGTGGCATATAGATACCATCCTGCGTGTGCTGACAATG GCAGGCACCCATGTACGGGATGATGCAGTGGCCAACCTGACCCAGCTGATTGGGGGTGCCCAGGAGCTACATGCCTACTCCGTGCGCCGCCTCTACAGTGCCCTGGCAGAAGACATATCCCAA CAACCACTGGTACAAGTGGCAGCCTGGTGCATTGGAGAATATGGGGACCTCCTGCTGGAGGGGAGCTGTGAGGAAACCGAGCCCCTTCAG gtggaggaagaggaggtgttGGCACTGTTGGAGAAGGTGCTGCAGTCCCATATGTCCCTACCAGCCACCAGAGGCTATGCACTGACAGCCCTCATGAAGCTCAGCACCCGGCTCCGTGGGGACAACAA CCGCATCCGCCAGGTGGTGTCTGTCTACGGGAGCTGCCTGGATGTGGAACTGCAGCAGCGGGCTGTCGAGTACAACGCACTCTTCCAGAAGTATGACCACATGAGGTGCGACTGTCACTGTGCCGCAGCGTAG
- the JPH4 gene encoding junctophilin-4 produces MSPGGKFDFDDGGCYVGGWEAGRAHGYGVCTGPGAQGEYSGCWAHGFESLGVFTGPGGHSYQGHWQQGKREGLGVERKSRWTYRGEWLGGLKGRSGVWESVSGLRYAGLWKDGFQDGYGTETYSDGGTYQGQWQAGKRHGYGVRQSVPYHQAALLRSPRRTSLDSGHSDPPTPPPPLPLPGDEGGSPASGSRGGFVLAGPGDADGASSRKRTPAAGGFFRRSLLLSGLRAGGRRSSLGSKRGSLRSEVSSEVGSTGPPGSEASGPPAPVPPALIEGSATEVYAGEWRADRRSGFGVSQRSNGLRYEGEWLGNRRHGYGRTTRPDGSREEGKYKRNRLVHGGRVRSLLPLALRRGKVKEKVDRAVEGARRAVSAARQRQEIAAARAADALLKAVAASSVAEKAVEAARMAKLIAQDLQPMLEAPGRRPRQDSEGSDTEPLDEDSPGVYENGLTPSEGSPELPSSPASSRQPWRPPARRSPLPPGGDRGPFSSPKAWPEEWGGPGEQSEELAGYEAEDEAGMQRPGPRDGSPLLGGCSDSSGSLREEEGEDEEPLPQLRAPGGSEPEPMAMPVLRDPASRGPEAGCLMEELEEPAATERPAQPGAANPLVVGAVALLDLSLAFLFSQLLT; encoded by the exons ATGTCCCCCGGGGGCAAGTTCGACTTTGACGACGGGGGCTGCTACgtggggggctgggaggcggGGCGGGCACATGGCTACGGCGTGTGCACGGGGCCCGGCGCCCAGGGCGAGTACAGCGGCTGCTGGGCGCACGGCTTCGAGTCACTGGGCGTCTTCACGGGGCCCGGCGGACACAGCTACCAGGGCCACTGGCAGCAGGGCAAGCGCGAAGGGCTGGGCGTGGAGCGCAAGAGCCGCTGGACGTACCGCGGCGAGTGGCTGGGCGGGCTGAAGGGGCGCAGCGGCGTGTGGGAGAGCGTGTCGGGCCTGCGCTACGCCGGGCTCTGGAAGGACGGCTTCCAGGACGGCTACGGCACCGAGACCTACTCCGACGGAG GCACCTACCAGGGCCAGTGGCAGGCCGGGAAGCGCCACGGCTACGGGGTGCGCCAGAGTGTGCCCTACCATCAGGCGGCGCTGCTGCGCTCTCCCCGCCGCACCTCCCTGGACTCTGGCCACAGCGACCCCCCGacaccgcccccgcccctgcccctgccgGGCGACGAGGGAGGCAGCCCGGCCTCGGGCTCCCGGGGAGGCTTCGTGCTGGCCGGGCCGGGGGACGCTGACGGCGCGTCCTCCCGAAAGCGCACCCCCGCGGCCGGCGGGTTCTTCCGCCGCTCGCTGCTGCTCAGCGGGCTCCGGGCGGGCGGGCGCCGCAGCTCCTTGGGCAGCAAGCGGGGCTCCCTGCGCAGCGAGGTGAGCAGCGAGGTGGGCAGCACAGGACCCCCGGGCTCCGAGGCCAGCGGGCCCCCGGCCCCAGTCCCGCCCGCCCTCATCGAGGGCTCTGCCACCGAAGTGTATGCGGGCGAATGGCGCGCCGACCGGCGCAGCGGCTTCGGCGTGAGCCAGCGCTCCAATGGGCTGCGCTATGAGGGCGAGTGGCTGGGCAACCGGCGGCACGGCTACGGACGCACCACCCGCCCGGACGGCTCCCGCGAGGAGGGCAAGTACAAGCGCAACCGGCTGGTGCACGGGGGGCGTGTGCGCAGCCTCCTGCCTCTGGCCCTTCGCCGGGGCAAAGTCAAGGAGAAGGTGGACAGGGCTGTCGAAGGCGCCCGTCGAGCCGTGAGTGCTGCCCGCCAGCGCCAGGAGATCGCCGCTGCCAG GGCGGCAGATGCCCTTCTAAAGGCAGTGGCAGCCAGCAGTGTCGCCGAGAAGGCTGTGGAGGCAGCTCGAATGGCCAAACTGATAGCCCAGGACCTGCAACCTATGTTAGAGGCCCCAG GCCGCAGACCCAGGCAGGACTCAGAAGGCTCCGACACAGAACCCTTGGATGAGGACAGCCCTGGGGTATACGAAAATGGACTGACACCCTCAGAGGGCTCCCCTGAACTGCCCAGCAGTCCTGCCTCCTCCCGCCAACCCTGGCGACCCCCTGCACGCCGGAGCCCACTGCCTCCTGGAGGGGACCGGGGTCCCTTCTCCAGCCCCAAAGCTTGGCCTGAGGAGTGGGGGGGCCCCGGTGAACAGTCAGAGGAACTAGCTGGCTATGAGGCCGAGGACGAGGCTGGGATGCAGAGGCCCGGGCCCAGAGACGGTTCCCCACTTCTTGGAGGCTGCAGCGACAGCTCCGGAAGTCTtcgagaggaggaaggggaagatgaAGAGCCCTTGCCCCAGCTGAGAGCCCCAGGGGGCTCGGAGCCTGAGCCCATGGCCATGCCAGTCCTGAGGGACCCAGCCTCGAGGGGTCCCGAGGCCGGGTGCCTGATGGAAGAGCTTGAGGAGCCTGCTGCAACCGAGAGGCCCGCCCAGCCG GGAGCTGCCAACCCCCTGGTGGTGGGAGCCGTGGCCCTCCTGGACCTCAGCCTGGCGTTCCTGTTCTCCCAGCTCCTCACCTGA